One window from the genome of Paraconexibacter algicola encodes:
- a CDS encoding SDR family NAD(P)-dependent oxidoreductase: protein MSRVRLAGALAVVTGAGSGIGAATARRFTAAGATVIGVDLDGDAVAEVCGASSSYVCDVADRAAVEELADRIAADHGDVDVLVNNAGVGVYGPFLDASLDDWDWLVSINLDGVAYGCAAFGRGMVERGHGQVVNVASGAAYIPNRNMAAYCATKSAVVALSQCLRADWRGSGVGVSVVCPGVISTPIARATRYVGREAHKADRGAALLARGHSPDLVAKAIADCVKRNRDVVPVGFESTLAYKLLRGAPQPIQGLVARGAI, encoded by the coding sequence GTGAGCCGCGTACGGCTCGCCGGGGCGCTCGCCGTCGTCACCGGCGCCGGCTCCGGGATCGGGGCCGCGACCGCCCGGCGGTTCACCGCGGCGGGCGCCACCGTCATCGGCGTCGACCTCGACGGGGACGCGGTCGCCGAGGTCTGCGGCGCGTCCTCCTCCTACGTCTGCGACGTCGCCGACCGCGCGGCGGTCGAGGAGCTCGCGGACCGCATCGCGGCCGACCACGGGGACGTCGACGTCCTCGTCAACAACGCCGGTGTCGGGGTCTACGGGCCGTTCCTGGACGCGTCGCTGGACGACTGGGACTGGCTCGTGTCGATCAACCTCGACGGCGTCGCGTACGGGTGCGCGGCGTTCGGGCGCGGCATGGTCGAGCGCGGGCACGGCCAGGTCGTGAACGTCGCCTCGGGTGCCGCGTACATCCCGAACCGCAACATGGCCGCCTACTGCGCGACGAAGTCCGCGGTCGTCGCGCTGTCGCAGTGCCTGCGCGCGGACTGGCGCGGGTCCGGGGTCGGCGTGAGCGTCGTCTGCCCGGGCGTCATCTCCACCCCGATCGCGCGCGCGACGCGCTACGTCGGGCGCGAGGCGCACAAGGCCGACCGCGGCGCGGCGCTGCTGGCCCGCGGCCACTCCCCGGACCTCGTCGCGAAGGCGATCGCGGACTGCGTCAAGCGCAACCGCGACGTCGTGCCGGTCGGATTCGAGTCGACCCTCGCCTACAAGCTGCTGCGCGGCGCGCCGCAGCCGATCCAGGGACTCGTCGCCCGCGGGGCGATCTGA